The genome window AAACAGGACGTATTGGCAGAACGGAAGTATCGCACGTGAGGCGAAACAGTATATAAAGGAACACTTTTTGATCGACATTTCAGAATATGATATTTTGGTTGGATACCGTGCAGATGATTCGTATTTTTCCTTCGCACAGGATTTTGTGTCAGGCGCCATTTCCCTGCAGAAGCTCTCCGAGGCAATGCGGCTTGGAAAACTGGGAGAGCAGGTTGTTTTAAAAAGCCGTCTTGCATTTGAAAAAATTCATTATATAGGGAACGAGCCGGCTGGTGCCGTGGAGTATTACCAGAGGAAAATGCAGAGGGAAAAAGAGGCAAGGAAGGAGTACCGTAGTACAAAGAAACGTACCAATTATTTGGAAGAATTGTTTATCATTGATATTATGAGGGAGGGGATGCAAAATGATGATCCGCGCCTACGATGAGGATTATGTGGTGTCTGCGCAGCGCATTCTCGGAGATATGATGGATTTTGCCATAAATACGCTGGAATATGACGGGGATACCTTTTTTACGATGTTTCGCATATCCGGTCTGGCGCATCAGTTTGGGAGCGGAAACCCTTCTTATGTGGCAGGAAAGACAGGATGTGAATTGGTAAGGGAGGTGTTACGGGAAAGCGGATTAAAGGAGCCTTTAGTCCCGGACGAGATGTATATAGATAAATCTCCGGAATACTGGAGCGGCTGGGCGCTTGCGTATTACCAGTGGTATACGGGGAAGACATTTGCAAAGATTCACAAGGCAGTTTCAATCGCAATGATTTTGGATATGTACCCGGCGCTGCACGAAGC of Roseburia hominis contains these proteins:
- a CDS encoding DUF3990 domain-containing protein; this translates as MKKTLYHGSDHIIEKPEYGKGMLNNDYGRGFYCTENLELAKEWACAKQKDGYANIYELDMEELRVLNLNAPEYHILNWLALLAENRTYWQNGSIAREAKQYIKEHFLIDISEYDILVGYRADDSYFSFAQDFVSGAISLQKLSEAMRLGKLGEQVVLKSRLAFEKIHYIGNEPAGAVEYYQRKMQREKEARKEYRSTKKRTNYLEELFIIDIMREGMQNDDPRLR
- a CDS encoding helix-turn-helix transcriptional regulator, which encodes MMIRAYDEDYVVSAQRILGDMMDFAINTLEYDGDTFFTMFRISGLAHQFGSGNPSYVAGKTGCELVREVLRESGLKEPLVPDEMYIDKSPEYWSGWALAYYQWYTGKTFAKIHKAVSIAMILDMYPALHEADIMKFVSVMDEKLRDYYTETNLKRLRTGMGLSQRELAQLSGVAQRQIQLFEEKHRDINKAQAFTLFKLGKVLHCNCEDLLEI